The proteins below come from a single Lactobacillus johnsonii genomic window:
- a CDS encoding LytTR family DNA-binding domain-containing protein: MKFKLFINPNSQEIVEATVHRKSDFSTQLEQFVLSNGNSNIIPAYDDKDLIMLNLDNIMMFTIIENKVFAICNKKQYHIRKRLYQIEETLPTNFWRINKSTIINRFYIDEFKETKTSGVNVIMTNGLSDYVSRRCFSKIRKELN; this comes from the coding sequence ATGAAATTTAAGTTATTTATTAATCCAAACAGTCAGGAAATTGTCGAAGCTACCGTCCATCGAAAAAGTGATTTTTCTACTCAATTAGAGCAATTCGTTTTATCAAATGGCAATTCAAATATAATACCTGCCTATGATGACAAAGATTTAATTATGCTTAACTTAGACAATATTATGATGTTTACAATTATTGAAAATAAGGTTTTTGCTATCTGCAATAAGAAGCAATACCACATCAGAAAAAGACTCTACCAAATAGAAGAGACCCTCCCCACTAATTTTTGGCGTATCAATAAGTCTACTATTATAAATCGCTTTTATATCGATGAATTTAAAGAAACAAAAACTTCTGGGGTAAATGTCATTATGACAAATGGATTAAGCGACTATGTTTCAAGACGTTGTTTTTCTAAAATTAGGAAGGAACTGAATTAA
- a CDS encoding DUF3021 domain-containing protein has translation MKDFIKNFIKSGLKAAGFGPLILVIFYYIYSFTINFHTISIQNVNKNILSSLLLAFIAGGISAVFKVEKISLGLATMIDAIVIYIDYLLFYVFNNWIELQLIPFLVFTALYIIGYVIIWFCIYHQVKIQVKQLNNKL, from the coding sequence ATGAAAGATTTTATCAAAAATTTTATTAAAAGCGGCCTAAAAGCTGCAGGCTTTGGCCCCTTAATTCTTGTGATTTTTTATTATATTTATTCTTTTACCATTAACTTCCATACTATTTCGATTCAAAACGTAAATAAAAATATTCTTTCCAGTTTATTACTAGCCTTTATCGCAGGAGGTATCAGCGCAGTCTTTAAAGTTGAAAAAATCTCTCTTGGACTTGCAACTATGATTGATGCGATTGTAATTTACATTGACTACCTTCTCTTTTATGTTTTTAATAATTGGATAGAGTTACAACTTATCCCATTTCTAGTTTTTACCGCACTGTATATCATCGGGTACGTAATTATTTGGTTCTGTATCTACCATCAAGTAAAAATCCAGGTAAAGCAGTTAAATAATAAATTATAA
- the budA gene encoding acetolactate decarboxylase, with product MAKYESKVYQHGTLGMLVPGLFEGTMTVADLLKHGDWGIGTASGLDGEMILLDHVPYLAQSNGEIRILKPEEKVPFATVHFEEIKDSFKVENLTQKELEDKILVDYPYKNVFFAVKIVGIFSTVKTRVVEKQTRPYKTLLQVADEQAVFESTDVSGTVIGYFAPKMFQGMAAAGYHLHFLADNKSIGGHLLDFKIKEATVYLQPFTTIEQHLPMDNQEFLNKDLDIADMHDQIQKAEG from the coding sequence ATGGCAAAATATGAAAGCAAGGTTTATCAACATGGTACTTTGGGGATGCTGGTGCCAGGATTGTTTGAAGGGACAATGACAGTTGCAGATCTGTTAAAACACGGTGACTGGGGCATTGGAACAGCTAGCGGCCTTGATGGTGAAATGATTTTACTTGATCATGTACCGTATTTAGCTCAAAGCAATGGTGAAATTAGAATCTTAAAACCAGAAGAAAAGGTCCCATTTGCGACAGTTCACTTTGAAGAGATAAAAGATAGTTTTAAGGTCGAAAATTTAACTCAAAAAGAATTAGAAGATAAAATTCTAGTTGATTACCCTTATAAAAATGTCTTTTTCGCAGTTAAAATTGTGGGAATTTTTTCAACTGTTAAAACAAGAGTAGTTGAAAAGCAGACAAGGCCTTACAAGACTTTATTGCAGGTAGCAGATGAACAAGCTGTTTTTGAATCTACTGATGTTTCTGGTACAGTCATAGGTTACTTTGCACCGAAGATGTTCCAAGGAATGGCAGCTGCTGGATACCATTTGCATTTTTTAGCAGATAATAAGTCAATTGGTGGGCACTTATTAGACTTTAAGATAAAAGAAGCAACTGTTTATTTACAACCATTTACTACTATTGAGCAACATTTGCCAATGGATAACCAAGAATTTTTGAACAAAGATTTGGATATTGCTGATATGCATGATCAAATCCAAAAGGCGGAAGGATAA
- the alsS gene encoding acetolactate synthase AlsS, whose product MAEEKYYGANAIVDSLINHDVKFVFGIPGAKIDRVFELLEHSKDPRTPKFVLTRHEQNAAFMAAGVGRITGKPGVVLTTSGPGASNLATGLVTATAEGDPVLAISGQVQRTDLLRLTHQSMKNAALFAPITKYSAEVQEPENISEVIANAYQEAEASKQGASFVSVPQDVTDAEVKTSVIAPLEPPKLGPASPIESTLLSQRIKAAKLPVLLLGMRASDPETTRAIRRLIAETHLPVVETFQGAGIIPRELEDDFFGRVGLFRNQPGDQLLKKSDLVIAIGYDPIEYEPRNWNSDRSANIVVIDSMRAEIDKNYQPERELVGDISQTLDFLLPYMKGYSMPNESKEYLDSLRKTLQKRDTPPAVTKDQVKSHPLSIIQALQDRVTDDMTVTVDVGSFYIWMARHFRSYEPRHLLFSNGMQTLGVALPWAVAAALVRPNTKIVSVSGDGGFMFSSQDLETAVRLGLNIVHIIWNDGNYDMVKFQEELKYGDSAAVKFGPVDFVKYAESFGAKGYRVEKAADLDRILDKAFKEDGPTVVDIPVDYSFNQELGKTILEDQLH is encoded by the coding sequence GTGGCAGAAGAAAAATATTACGGTGCAAATGCAATTGTTGATAGCTTAATTAATCATGATGTTAAATTTGTCTTTGGAATTCCAGGTGCCAAAATTGATCGAGTATTTGAATTACTTGAACATTCTAAAGATCCACGTACGCCTAAATTTGTTTTAACGCGGCACGAACAAAATGCGGCCTTCATGGCGGCTGGAGTAGGAAGGATTACAGGAAAACCCGGTGTTGTCCTTACTACTTCAGGGCCGGGTGCATCAAATTTAGCAACTGGCTTAGTAACTGCTACAGCAGAAGGTGATCCCGTACTAGCTATTTCCGGCCAAGTGCAGCGAACAGATCTTCTGCGTTTAACTCACCAAAGTATGAAAAATGCAGCTTTATTTGCTCCGATTACTAAATATAGTGCCGAAGTTCAAGAGCCTGAGAATATTTCTGAGGTGATTGCTAACGCATATCAAGAAGCAGAGGCATCTAAGCAAGGGGCAAGTTTTGTTTCTGTTCCACAAGATGTAACTGATGCAGAAGTAAAGACGAGCGTGATTGCACCACTTGAGCCGCCAAAGTTAGGACCAGCTAGTCCAATTGAATCAACTTTACTTTCACAGCGTATTAAAGCCGCAAAGCTTCCTGTACTTTTGTTAGGAATGCGGGCATCTGATCCAGAAACTACCAGAGCTATCAGACGTTTAATTGCGGAAACTCATTTACCTGTAGTTGAAACTTTTCAAGGTGCTGGAATTATCCCACGTGAATTAGAGGATGATTTCTTCGGTCGTGTAGGTTTGTTTAGAAACCAACCGGGTGATCAATTGCTTAAAAAGAGTGATCTGGTTATTGCAATTGGTTATGATCCAATTGAATATGAGCCTCGAAACTGGAATTCTGATCGAAGCGCGAATATTGTTGTAATTGATTCGATGCGGGCAGAAATTGATAAAAATTATCAGCCTGAGCGAGAATTGGTTGGAGATATTTCTCAAACTTTAGACTTCCTCTTACCCTATATGAAGGGCTATTCCATGCCGAATGAATCTAAAGAGTATCTTGATTCATTACGTAAAACTTTGCAAAAACGTGATACACCACCTGCTGTGACTAAAGATCAAGTGAAAAGTCATCCCCTAAGTATTATCCAGGCCCTACAAGACCGAGTTACCGATGACATGACGGTAACAGTGGATGTTGGTAGTTTTTACATCTGGATGGCACGGCACTTTAGAAGTTATGAACCACGTCATTTGCTTTTTAGTAACGGAATGCAAACACTTGGAGTTGCTCTTCCTTGGGCGGTCGCAGCAGCTTTGGTAAGACCAAATACAAAAATTGTTTCTGTTTCTGGGGATGGAGGCTTCATGTTCTCCTCACAAGATTTAGAGACTGCTGTTCGATTAGGTTTGAATATTGTCCATATTATCTGGAATGATGGAAATTATGACATGGTTAAATTCCAAGAAGAATTAAAGTATGGCGATTCAGCAGCTGTTAAATTTGGCCCTGTAGACTTTGTTAAATATGCAGAAAGCTTTGGTGCTAAGGGTTACCGTGTAGAGAAAGCAGCTGACTTAGATAGGATTTTGGATAAGGCCTTTAAGGAAGATGGTCCAACTGTGGTTGATATACCAGTTGATTACAGTTTTAATCAAGAATTAGGAAAGACAATCTTAGAGGATCAACTGCATTAA